Proteins encoded by one window of Clostridium bornimense:
- a CDS encoding V-type ATP synthase subunit I, translating to MAIVKMSKFTLLSFESHKEEILKKLHLFGNVEFENLNDSKEELTFLKSMAALDEVSKYEGEVAKANYCIQRLKPYTSKVSMITAMKEGKKTLSFNELESRVLSFNHNEVYTSLKKLDSELNDINNKRGKIESEIEAIIPFKNIEIPLKDVKDFKLVRTFIGYIPITLKSESLEKLNSSLETISVEVLSEDKDNVYLVIAIENSNADQCEEILRTFNFNKMTLNYQGTIKEEINSLRNSLDTLNEREGKVKEEIVKLAIHFEKLEEVHEYYSNLVIKSRANENFLKSDNVVVINGWIPTELISKLEKIVKECTNDNYYIETVEAEKDDTKVPIKLKNNKFVSAFESITSMYALPMYNEIDPTPLLSIFYAIFFGMMVADFGYGFLMLIGTAIVLKAFNLEDGTKQFIKFLFYLSFPTIIFGFIYGAGFGDAIKTPPLINPNEDFNTILILSLGLGILQIFTGLAMKAITLVKNGKPLDAFYDSGSWIITLVGIGLWVASVPGGMWIAIIGMVLVVLTQGRQAPSIGGKLGGGAYALYGITGYVSDLVSYTRLMALGLSGGSIAGAINVILSGLTGNIFGLIIAIILFIALQLFNLGLGALGAYVHSIRLQYVEYFSKFYEGGGREFKPFTTKNEYLNVKND from the coding sequence ATGGCAATTGTTAAAATGAGTAAATTCACTCTACTTTCCTTTGAATCTCACAAAGAAGAAATTTTAAAAAAGCTTCATTTGTTTGGAAACGTTGAATTTGAAAATTTGAATGATTCTAAAGAAGAATTAACTTTTTTAAAATCTATGGCGGCTTTAGATGAAGTAAGCAAATATGAAGGTGAAGTTGCAAAGGCAAATTACTGCATTCAAAGATTGAAACCTTATACTTCAAAAGTTTCTATGATAACAGCAATGAAGGAAGGAAAGAAGACTTTATCATTTAATGAACTTGAAAGTAGAGTTTTATCTTTCAATCATAATGAAGTTTATACATCATTAAAGAAGCTAGATAGTGAACTTAATGATATAAACAATAAAAGAGGGAAAATAGAGAGTGAAATAGAAGCTATTATACCTTTTAAAAATATAGAAATTCCTTTAAAGGATGTTAAAGATTTTAAATTAGTAAGGACTTTTATAGGATATATTCCTATAACACTTAAATCTGAGTCATTAGAAAAGCTAAATAGTTCGCTTGAAACAATATCAGTAGAAGTTTTAAGTGAAGATAAAGATAATGTGTATTTAGTTATCGCTATAGAGAATAGCAACGCTGATCAATGTGAAGAGATTTTAAGAACTTTCAATTTCAACAAGATGACATTAAATTATCAAGGAACTATAAAGGAAGAGATTAATTCACTAAGAAATAGTCTTGATACTTTAAATGAAAGAGAAGGAAAAGTTAAAGAGGAAATTGTAAAATTAGCAATACATTTTGAAAAATTAGAAGAGGTACATGAATACTATTCTAATCTTGTAATAAAAAGTAGAGCCAATGAAAATTTCTTAAAAAGCGACAATGTGGTAGTTATTAATGGATGGATACCTACAGAATTAATAAGTAAACTTGAAAAAATAGTTAAGGAATGTACTAATGACAATTATTACATTGAGACTGTAGAAGCTGAAAAGGATGATACAAAAGTGCCAATAAAGTTAAAGAATAATAAATTTGTATCAGCTTTTGAAAGTATTACTTCTATGTATGCATTGCCAATGTACAATGAAATAGATCCTACTCCACTACTAAGTATATTTTATGCAATATTCTTTGGTATGATGGTAGCAGACTTTGGATATGGATTCCTTATGTTAATTGGTACAGCTATAGTATTAAAAGCATTTAATTTAGAAGATGGTACTAAGCAGTTTATTAAGTTTTTATTCTATTTGAGTTTTCCAACAATAATATTTGGGTTTATTTATGGTGCTGGTTTTGGAGATGCTATCAAAACACCGCCACTTATAAATCCTAATGAAGATTTTAATACTATATTAATTTTATCATTAGGCCTAGGTATATTGCAAATATTTACAGGGTTAGCTATGAAGGCAATAACTCTTGTTAAAAATGGAAAGCCACTAGATGCTTTTTATGATTCAGGATCATGGATAATAACTTTAGTAGGTATAGGTTTATGGGTTGCATCTGTTCCAGGAGGAATGTGGATAGCAATCATAGGTATGGTTCTTGTAGTATTAACTCAAGGAAGACAGGCGCCTTCAATAGGAGGAAAGCTTGGAGGAGGAGCATATGCGTTATATGGTATAACAGGATACGTATCAGATCTTGTTTCATATACAAGACTTATGGCCTTAGGATTATCAGGTGGTTCTATAGCAGGAGCTATAAATGTAATTCTAAGTGGACTTACAGGAAATATTTTCGGCTTAATAATAGCAATAATATTATTCATAGCTCTTCAATTATTTAACTTAGGTCTTGGCGCATTAGGTGCTTATGTTCACTCAATTAGACTTCAATATGTAGAATATTTTTCTAAGTTCTACGAAGGTGGAGGAAGAGAATTTAAGCCATTTACAACTAAAAATGAATATTTAAATGTAAAGAATGATTAG
- a CDS encoding V-type ATP synthase subunit K, protein MTFMDFFSQYGGPILAGLGVALAVGLAGIGSAKGVGIAGEAAAGLVSEEPEKFGKALVLQLLPGTQGLYGFVIGFLVSNKIGADLSLTNGFYLLMACLPIALAGLFSGIAQGKAAAAGVAILAKNPEHTTKGIIFAAMVETYALLGFVISFLMMNAANF, encoded by the coding sequence ATGACATTCATGGATTTTTTTAGTCAATATGGAGGACCAATTTTAGCTGGTCTTGGAGTAGCATTAGCAGTAGGATTAGCTGGTATCGGATCTGCAAAAGGTGTTGGTATTGCAGGTGAAGCAGCAGCAGGATTAGTTTCAGAAGAACCTGAAAAGTTTGGTAAAGCATTAGTACTTCAATTATTACCAGGTACTCAAGGTTTATATGGATTCGTTATAGGTTTCTTAGTATCTAATAAAATTGGAGCAGATTTATCATTAACTAATGGATTCTATTTATTAATGGCATGTTTACCAATAGCTTTAGCAGGTTTATTTTCAGGAATAGCTCAAGGTAAGGCAGCAGCTGCTGGTGTAGCTATCTTAGCTAAAAACCCAGAACACACTACAAAAGGTATCATTTTCGCAGCGATGGTTGAAACTTATGCATTATTAGGATTCGTTATTTCATTCTTAATGATGAATGCAGCAAATTTTTAA